In Acinetobacter sp. TGL-Y2, a genomic segment contains:
- the glyS gene encoding glycine--tRNA ligase subunit beta — MSKHTILFELGCEELPPKSLKKLRDALQVETVKGLKDAGLAFDSIEAYAAPRRLALKIVNVDGAQADTQKRFDGPAKQAAFDSDGNPTKALEGFMRGQGITVDQVSTFQAGKVEKVCYFKDVKGQSLDALLPQILQNALDNLPIAKRMRSAVSRTEFVRPVKWVLLLKDNAVIDATIQDLKAGNVTYGHRFHAPEAITLTHADEYLAKLKAAHVVASFEERQAIIDGQVKALADEVNAIAIVPSDLRDEVTALVEWPVALRASFEERFLAVPQEALITTMQDNQKYFCLVNSDDKLQPYFITVSNIESKDPIQIIEGNEKVVRPRLSDAEFFFLQDQKQPLASRKEKLANMVFQAELGTLWDKSERIAKLAVALAPITGANPQDAEKAALLAKCDLTSELVGEFPELQGIAGTYYARLEGENDEVAESLGEQYLPKFAGDVLPKTKTGTTIALSDRLDTLTGIFGIGQAPTGSKDPFALRRSAIGILRLVTENELDVSIEDLIKLALAAYGDVLKDHDKTLNDAVAFLEGRYRAKYEDQGVAVDVIQAVQALSPKSPLDFDKRVTAVNHFRALPEAAALAAANKRVANILAKEAEPTGEIVESKLVEDAEKALFAELAKITPVVEPLFAAKDYTAALSALAALRAPVDAFFEGVMVMADDAELKANRLRMLAQLRDLFTKVADISVLQH, encoded by the coding sequence ATGTCTAAACATACCATTTTGTTCGAATTGGGTTGTGAAGAACTTCCACCAAAAAGCTTAAAAAAATTACGTGATGCACTGCAAGTAGAAACGGTAAAAGGCTTAAAGGATGCAGGCTTGGCTTTCGATTCAATCGAAGCGTATGCAGCACCTCGCCGCCTTGCACTTAAAATCGTGAATGTTGATGGCGCGCAAGCGGACACGCAAAAACGTTTTGACGGCCCTGCAAAACAAGCTGCATTTGATAGCGACGGCAACCCAACAAAAGCTTTAGAAGGCTTTATGCGTGGTCAAGGCATCACTGTAGATCAAGTATCGACTTTCCAAGCGGGTAAAGTTGAGAAAGTGTGTTACTTCAAAGACGTCAAAGGTCAAAGCCTTGATGCGCTTTTACCGCAAATTTTGCAAAATGCCTTGGATAATCTTCCAATTGCAAAACGTATGCGTTCAGCGGTAAGCCGTACTGAATTTGTACGCCCTGTAAAATGGGTTCTATTGCTTAAAGATAATGCTGTAATTGATGCAACCATTCAAGATCTCAAAGCGGGTAACGTGACCTATGGTCACCGTTTCCATGCGCCTGAAGCCATCACGTTAACGCATGCTGATGAATATCTTGCGAAGTTAAAAGCAGCTCACGTTGTGGCGTCTTTTGAAGAGCGTCAAGCAATTATTGATGGTCAAGTCAAAGCACTTGCTGATGAAGTCAATGCCATTGCAATTGTGCCAAGCGATTTACGTGATGAAGTTACAGCACTGGTTGAATGGCCTGTTGCGTTACGTGCAAGTTTTGAAGAACGCTTCCTAGCAGTTCCTCAAGAAGCACTGATCACCACCATGCAGGACAACCAAAAGTACTTCTGCTTAGTGAACAGCGACGATAAACTTCAACCGTACTTCATTACGGTGTCAAACATTGAGTCGAAAGACCCTATACAAATTATTGAAGGCAATGAGAAAGTTGTTCGTCCACGTTTGTCGGACGCTGAATTCTTCTTCTTACAAGACCAAAAACAACCGCTTGCTTCTCGTAAAGAGAAATTAGCAAACATGGTCTTCCAAGCAGAACTCGGTACGCTTTGGGACAAGTCTGAACGTATTGCAAAATTAGCTGTGGCTTTAGCGCCGATTACAGGTGCTAATCCTCAAGATGCTGAAAAAGCGGCGCTTCTTGCGAAATGTGACTTAACTTCTGAACTTGTGGGTGAATTCCCAGAACTTCAAGGCATCGCAGGGACTTACTACGCACGTCTTGAAGGCGAAAATGATGAAGTGGCTGAATCTTTAGGTGAGCAGTACCTTCCTAAATTCGCAGGTGATGTTTTACCTAAAACCAAAACAGGTACAACCATTGCCCTTTCGGATCGTTTAGACACACTCACAGGTATTTTCGGTATTGGTCAAGCGCCTACAGGCTCTAAAGACCCGTTTGCACTTCGTCGTTCTGCCATTGGTATTTTGCGTCTAGTGACTGAAAACGAGCTTGATGTGTCGATTGAAGACCTCATCAAACTTGCACTCGCTGCTTATGGCGATGTATTGAAAGATCACGACAAGACTTTAAACGATGCAGTTGCATTCCTTGAAGGTCGTTACCGTGCGAAATACGAAGACCAAGGCGTTGCTGTAGATGTGATTCAAGCGGTTCAAGCTTTGTCGCCAAAATCACCACTTGATTTTGACAAGCGTGTAACTGCGGTGAATCACTTCCGTGCATTGCCTGAAGCGGCTGCCCTTGCTGCCGCCAACAAGCGTGTTGCCAACATTCTTGCAAAAGAAGCTGAGCCTACGGGTGAAATCGTCGAATCTAAGTTAGTTGAAGATGCTGAAAAAGCATTGTTTGCTGAACTTGCGAAAATTACACCTGTGGTTGAGCCGTTATTTGCTGCGAAAGACTATACTGCTGCGTTGTCTGCACTTGCTGCACTTCGTGCGCCAGTGGATGCCTTCTTTGAAGGTGTGATGGTGATGGCAGATGATGCTGAACTGAAAGCAAACCGTTTACGTATGCTTGCACAGCTTCGTGATTTATTTACGAAAGTGGCTGATATTTCGGTGTTACAGCACTAA
- the glyQ gene encoding glycine--tRNA ligase subunit alpha: MSRAISHIDTFQGLILALQTYWAEQGCVILQPYDMEMGAGTFHTATFLRALGPETWNAAYVQPSRRPKDGRYGENPNRLQHYYQFQVVLKPNPDNIQQLYLDSLKAIGIDPLVHDIRFVEDNWESPTLGAWGLGWEVWLNGMEVTQFTYFQQVGGVECYPVTGEITYGLERLAMYLQGVDSVYDLVWTKGQFGTVTYGDVFHQNEVEQSTYNFEYANVEKMFELFDFYEAEATRLIEAELPLPAYEQVIKASHSFNLLDARGAISVTERQRYILRVRTLARSIAQSYVAARAKLGFPMAEPALRDEVLAQLKAQVEAEAKVESKESK, from the coding sequence ATGAGTCGCGCCATATCGCATATTGATACATTTCAAGGCTTAATTCTTGCCTTACAAACTTATTGGGCTGAACAGGGTTGCGTGATTTTACAACCTTACGATATGGAAATGGGTGCAGGGACATTCCACACTGCAACATTCCTTCGTGCTTTAGGCCCTGAAACTTGGAACGCGGCTTATGTTCAACCATCACGTCGTCCAAAAGACGGTCGTTATGGCGAAAACCCAAACCGTCTACAACACTACTACCAATTTCAAGTGGTGCTTAAGCCAAACCCAGACAACATCCAACAGTTGTACCTTGACTCGCTTAAAGCGATTGGTATTGACCCATTGGTACACGACATTCGTTTTGTCGAAGACAACTGGGAATCTCCAACACTCGGTGCTTGGGGCTTAGGTTGGGAAGTGTGGCTCAACGGTATGGAAGTAACGCAGTTCACGTACTTCCAGCAAGTCGGTGGTGTTGAATGCTACCCTGTTACAGGTGAGATTACTTACGGTTTAGAGCGCCTTGCAATGTACTTGCAAGGTGTAGATTCTGTTTATGATCTTGTTTGGACCAAAGGTCAGTTCGGTACAGTAACCTATGGCGATGTGTTCCACCAAAACGAAGTGGAACAATCAACCTATAACTTCGAATATGCCAACGTTGAAAAAATGTTTGAATTGTTCGACTTCTATGAAGCTGAAGCGACGCGTCTCATTGAAGCTGAACTTCCACTTCCTGCATATGAACAAGTGATTAAAGCATCGCATAGCTTTAACTTGTTAGACGCGCGTGGTGCGATTTCGGTAACTGAACGTCAGCGTTATATTTTACGTGTACGTACTTTGGCACGTTCAATTGCGCAAAGTTATGTCGCTGCTCGTGCGAAATTGGGCTTCCCTATGGCTGAGCCCGCACTTCGTGACGAAGTATTGGCACAGTTAAAAGCTCAGGTTGAAGCAGAAGCAAAAGTTGAATCCAAGGAGAGCAAATAA